From Planktothrix serta PCC 8927:
CGTCGCCTGGTGAGTAAACTCCATGAGCGATTAGGATACCTGGGTGTGTACTATAAAAGAAGCCCCCAGAACTTTATTCGCAATATGACTCCTGCGGAACGACAGGAATTTATCGATCAGCTAAAAACGAAATATCGTCAGATTGTTCTGAGTTATTTTTCAGCCGATCAAAGTCTCAATAATAAAATTGATGAATATGTAAATTTAGCCTTTTTTGCTGATATTCCCGTTACCCGAATTGTAGAAATTCACATGGAGTTAATGGATAATTTTTCTAAACAGCTTAAATTAGAACGCAGAAGCGAAGATGTTTTGTTAGATTACCGATTAACCTTAATTGATACCATCGCCCATTTGTGTGAAATGTATCGCCGATCCATTCCTAGAGATTCATAAAGTCTTCCCTATTGAAACAGCACCAATTTGATAAAGTTATAAAATTGGTTCTTCCTGCTCCTACCCACATTGGTCAAATAAAAATCTATGAGTCCTCTTCAAAAAACCTATGTCCTTAAACTCTATGTCGCTGGAAATACTCCTAACTCTGTCCGAGCTTTAAAAACCCTTAAAGACATCTTAGAACAGGAGTTTCAAGGCGTTTATGCTTTAAAAGTGATTGATGTTCTCAAAAATCCGCAACTAGCCGAGGAAGACAAAATTTTAGCCACTCCTACCCTATCTAAAATTTTACCCCCCCCCGTGCGGAAAATTATTGGTGATCTTTCTGATCGAGAAAAAGTTTTAATTGGACTGGATCTTCTCTATGAAGAACTGATGGATGATTGAGGTTCTCCTGCGTTTGGGGTGATCATAGACCCTGAGCGGAAGTAATTTTGAGATAAATATGGACTGGAAATAGATTCTAGGGACTGAGGACGGAGTAAAATAGATTACTTATGTTGATCAATCCTGATCGGTTTAACTGAAGTGCTGGGGTTTCCCGGCTAAGAATCATGACTTGATTCCCTATTGTTCCAGATTTTGTGGTAAATGTAGCAAGGGTCTCACAGGTTTATCGAT
This genomic window contains:
- the kaiB gene encoding circadian clock protein KaiB, which codes for MSPLQKTYVLKLYVAGNTPNSVRALKTLKDILEQEFQGVYALKVIDVLKNPQLAEEDKILATPTLSKILPPPVRKIIGDLSDREKVLIGLDLLYEELMDD